The DNA segment TCATTGTAGATATACTAAATTGAGCCTGACTTTGATAAATTAATGTATTCatcaaatacataaaaaaataaattttatatttaattggtAATTCTACCATTTTTCTAATGatagatttttaaataaaatttaaattcacaataaattaatttacttATCAAAGACCTaaacaattaaattttatatttatttataaaaatttatttaattgataattttacCAGTTTCTAACTAAACCcatttcttaaaattaaaatgcaagttAACTTGAAGGTAACATGAAAGTGAAGAGCCATGCATGCAGCTTCTTTTTGCCCCTATCTCCTTTGTCCTTTACTTCTTTAAGAAAAGTACATTAATTGCACCGATTACACTCATGGAGACGTGCCTTTGGTTCACGAATCGTTCTTTCTATCATGAACACCTGTACTCTAGGTGGCACAGAAACAGGAATTCCAGGATTTCAAAGTTTCTCTCGATATGCAACATTTTATGTTACGTATCTTTTatagtaaataacaagaaacgCCTTCATCAGATTTCGTATGGATAGCCGATAACATGGAACGAACTAATTGAAATAAATAGcatacattttattttaaacaaatataGTCCAGGTACACATATCAAGTAACTTAATTTGAGCTTTCACCCCGATCAAAATCTTCAGCATATCTCCGTGTCAGTCAAAATTGAACATGGTATGTAGAGACGTAGACTGGGAAAAAAGTAATTAGAAAACATCTTTTggtaactaaatttttaaaggaCCAAGTTAAAATACTGAAGTAGGAATTGAAGATATGTCACATAATTAGTAACTTGTTACATCATCATTTAACGTTATGTCGTTATCtgtaaagaataaaatattttaaattttattatatgaaaTAAACTAGAAAAAGTTATAGaaactataaataaaaaaagaattattttaaataataaaaaatgtaaatcctacattaaaatattatttaatttttattagtttcaaaatttttataattagccGTTTAATCtaataaatcaaacaaaaatgaGGCTTAAACCTATTCTTCTGTGTTTCCTTTTAGGGGTGGTTCTCATCTCTTCTGCGGTGGCTCATGAGCCATCCAAAGAGGATGAGTTACAAGGTATCAATTGTTTCCTCTCCCAAAGAAAAGCTTCCTATAAATGGCATGCATGATTGcgttttttatatatagaataCGTTATATACATGCAATGTAAAGAATTCTTTCTAATTTAGTACAAAAATTAAACCAAATTTTATTTAACGCATGTCATTGAAATTATGTTGAAGTTGCATGGCTCATGTATGTTAATGTTGTTTTTATGTGATACAGTAGAAGAAAATGGAGTTCAAAAAAGAAGCGTTGGGGATAATGGTAAGCGAAAAAACTGTTATTGATCTTCTAGCTAGGCAACTGTTCTAGTTTCAACTGGACTCCATgaaatgcaaatatataaagtatcatttaatttaattatttgattcaTTGATTGTGCAGCCTTGATGCATGAAGAACATTTTGGAGGAGGTGACAGTGGTGGAGGAGATGGTTATGGAGGAGGAGGTGGTCATGGAGGAGGAGGTGGTCATGGAGGTGGAGGTGGTGGGCATGGAGGTGGCGGCGGCGGCCATGGAGGCGGAGGTGGTGGCTACGGAGGTGGGGNNNNNNNNNNNNNNNNNNNNNNNNNNNNNNNNNNNNNNNNNNNNNNNNNNNNNNNNNNNNNNNNNNNNNNNNNNNNNNNNNNNNNNNNNNNNNNNNNNNNNNNNNNNNNNNNNNNNNNNNNNNNNNNNNNNNNNNNNNNNNNNNNNNNNNNNNNNNNNNNNNNNNNNNNNNNNNNNNNNNNNNNNNNNNNNNNNNNNNNNNNNNNNNNNNNNNNNNNNNNNNNNNNNNNNNNNNNNNNNNNNNNNNNNNNNNNNNNNNNNNNNNNNNNNNNNNNNNNNNNNNNNNNNNNNNNNNNNNNNNNNNNNNNNNNNNNNNNNNNNNNNNNNNNNNNNNNNNNNNNNNNNNNNNNNNNNNNNNNNNNNNNNNNNNNNNNNNNNNNNNNNNNNNNNNNNNNNNNNNNNNNNNNNNNNNNNNNNNNNNNNNNNNNNNNNNNNNNNNNNNNNNNNNNNNNNNNNNNNNNNNNNNNNNNNNNNNNNNNN comes from the Arachis duranensis cultivar V14167 chromosome 7, aradu.V14167.gnm2.J7QH, whole genome shotgun sequence genome and includes:
- the LOC110273507 gene encoding glycine-rich cell wall structural protein — its product is MRLKPILLCFLLGVVLISSAVAHEPSKEDELQVEENGVQKRSVGDNALMHEEHFGGGDSGGGDGYGGGGGHGGGGGHGGGGGGHGGGGGGHGGGGGGYGGG